The Euleptes europaea isolate rEulEur1 chromosome 2, rEulEur1.hap1, whole genome shotgun sequence genome has a segment encoding these proteins:
- the CBARP gene encoding voltage-dependent calcium channel beta subunit-associated regulatory protein — MSNDLSPWENTTEGVTTVPGEVTSQDGYVLLLVLLSIFIGGTLVLLFGVLIICRRCCETDRRRSRANDDPEKTNTTYLDDSQPAQDITIKVEDPDCMSSSSYRDAESERFLSSGSATARRVSFNEAALFEQSKKTQEKGRRYTLTEGDFHHLKNARLSHLPLPPSAALRIVTIHECESNENSIAMTPRRPPAKPSLAIFQPRGSPLPQTALTSHAMCPSSALPGDTYNSTVEASPTLSSDSGEGASSDSAARSPKGTGAGATAPGEPAPAPAQGTVLHFFTRLRRHASLEGASPYFRIKKWKLETSQRASSLDMRGSPKRHQFQRQRAASESMDQVDRDPHQTDIIQYIARTDDVAFRPVAGPFLPAPDSPTLSLGRLEPSESIAPPSPDPPTLDQPPTPLYHDIWSLRASLEMYASSEQGNDRDSVRSDGGDSVSSSLGGGLPSFPSSLADEAEGPDDKPWGKPKQDSVESEAGTRKLLQMDSGYASIEAPNSGRVGEDQTASEKRHCFTSSGRKATIFESFEGQEVEEEERGAAGGLPPHSPLVWAPYGQMFPTRESLPRRDYSIDEKTDALFNAFVRHDPQFDESPLRAKHRSRTHLRKQWQRTKQYSDPGVRYPPALERHRTPLRRGDSVNYPLDGRYHSTLPRIISAGDEEVPSPVPEASDKIQVIEEEPPEETKAAPDPYGGDCLGEGECPGFCDLGTELVDKIAGGLEDRLYRHLKKQRESPECVAVVVGASPDHSPE; from the exons ATGAGCAATGATTTGAGTCCATGGGAGAACACGACTgaaggggtgacg ACGGTGCCCGGCGAGGTGACGTCCCAGGATGGGTATGTGCTTCTTCTGGTCTTGCTCTCCATCTTTATCGGAGGCACCCTGGTGCTTCTCTTCGGCGTCCTGATCATCTGCCGGCGCTGCTGCGAGACGGATCGCCGGCGCTCCAG AGCCAACGATGATCCAGAGAAAACAAACACGACCTACCTGGACGACTCGCAGCCAGCCCAAG ACATCACCATTAAGGTCGAGGACCCCGATTGTATGTCGAGCTCCAGCTACCGGGATGCGGAGAGCGAGCGCTTTCTCTCCTCCGGAAGCGCCACCGCGAGGCGGGTCTCCTTCAACGAAGCCGCCCTTTTCGAGCAGAGCAAGAAGACccaggagaaggggaggag GTACACGCTGACTGAGGGGGATTTCCACCACCTCAAGAACGCCCGCCTCAGccacctccccctgcccccttcgGCAGCCCTCAGGATCGTCACCATCCACGAGTGCGAATCCAACGAGAACAGCATCGCCATGACGCCTCGCCGCCCCCCCGCCAAGCCCAGCCTCGCCATCTTCCAG CCAAGGGGGAGCCCCCTGCCCCAGACAGCTCTAACCAGCCACGCCATGTGCCCCAGCTCCGCGTTGCCGGGGGACACCTACAACTCCACCGTGGAGGCCAGCCCGACTCTTTCCTCGGATTCCGGGGAGGGGGCTTCG TCTGACAGCGCGGCCAGGAGTCCGAAGGGAACCGGGGCAGGCGCCACGGCACCAGGGGAGCCTGCCCCTGCCCCCGCCCAGGGCACCGTCCTGCACTTCTTCACCCGCTTACGCCGTCATGCCAGCCTGGAGGGAGCAAGCCCTTACTTCAGAATCAAGAAGTGGAagctggaaaccagccagagggCTTCGAGTCTGGATATGCGAG GGTCCCCCAAACGCCACCAGTTCCAGCGGCAGAGGGCAGCGAGCGAAAGCATGGATCAGGTCGACCGGGACCCCCACCAAACGGACATCATCCAGTACATTGCCCGGACCGATGACGTGGCGTTCCGACCCGTAGCCGGGCCGTTCTTGCCTGCCCCGGACAGCCCCACCCTCTCTCTCGGCAG GTTAGAACCATCAGAATCAATTGCCCCCCCCTCTCCTGACCCCCCAACATTGGATCAGCCACCCACCCCGCTTTATCATGATATTTGGAGCCTCCGGGCATCGCTAGAGATGTACGCTTCGTCTGAGCAGGGGAACGACCGGGACTCCGTGCGCAGCGATGGAGGGGACAGTGTCTCCTCCTCCTTGGGGGGCGGCCTGCccagcttcccttcctccctGGCGGACGAGGCCGAAGGGCCAGACGACAAACCGTGGGGGAAACCCAAGCAGGACAGCGTGGAGTCGGAGGCCGGGACCCGCAAGTTGTTGCAGATGGACAGTGGCTACGCCTCGATTGAAGCCCCCAACAGCGGTCGCGTGGGTGAGGATCAGACCGCCTCGGAGAAACGTCACTGCTTCACCAGCTCAGGCCGCAAGGCCACCATCTTTGAGAGCTTTGAAGGACaggaggtggaagaggaggagaggggggcggCGGGAGGGTTGCCCCCCCACAGCCCTCTGGTATGGGCCCCCTATGGGCAGATGTTCCCCACAAGGGAGTCTTTGCCCCGCCGAGATTACAGCATAGACGAAAAGACCGACGCGCTCTTCAATGCGTTTGTCCGTCACGACCCTCAGTTCGACGAGTCACCCCTGCGGGCGAAGCACCGTTCCCGCACCCACCTGCGCAAGCAGTGGCAGCGAACCAAGCAGTATAGCGACCCGGGGGTCCGTTACCCTCCAGCCCTGGAGAGGCACCGTACCCCGCTACGCCGCGGCGACAGCGTCAACTACCCCCTGGACGGACGATACCACAGCACCCTGCCCCGCATTATCAGCGCTGGCGACGAGGAGGTCCCATCGCCGGTCCCAGAAGCCAGTGACAAAATCCAGGTCATCGAGGAAGAGCCTCCGGAGGAGACCAAAGCAGCGCCTGACCCTTATGGCGGCGACTGCCTCGGAGAAGGCGAATGCCCCGGATTTTGCGACCTGGGCACAGAACTGGTGGACAAGATTGCCGGGGGGCTGGAGGACCGGCTTTACAGGCACTtgaaaaaacagagagagagtcCAGAGTGTGTGGCAGTCGTGGTGGGCGCCTCCCCTGACCACAGCCCCGAGTAG